A genomic stretch from Pseudomonas alkylphenolica includes:
- a CDS encoding TolC family outer membrane protein codes for MRASLFTALPFALAASFAQAQSLPEAMQKALEVHPEIQAGVNSRIAADYQLRAAKGGYLPKVDVLAGYGREGTDSPSTGNRWETLNRGESSLRLRQMVFDGFATSSEVGRQQATVNSRAYSLLGASERTALTVAQVYLDVLTRREMVRLAEDNLRSHERIYDQIKLRTARGVGRLADLDQAEARLAQARNNLITEQTNLADAKTNYLSVVGQMPDELSAPAPFIDLLPANLDEARQQMVESSPILRSAESDIAAAEKQYEAAKSTFYPRFDAELGRTADNDIDGMNGHNNEWQAMLRMSFNLYNGGSNKADLESKSYQTNQALDIRNNALRQLNEELGLAWNAMDNANAQLPIAQQYVDYSNNVRSAYQKQFSLGERTLLDLLDSENELFTAQRRLAEVKNSQVFTQYRIKATIGQLLKSQGVVAPMASVVQNDMKPKVSLPGMN; via the coding sequence ATGCGCGCGTCATTGTTCACTGCTCTTCCTTTCGCTCTTGCTGCCAGTTTCGCTCAAGCACAAAGCCTGCCTGAAGCCATGCAAAAAGCCCTTGAGGTGCATCCGGAAATCCAGGCCGGGGTCAACAGCCGTATCGCGGCCGACTACCAACTGCGTGCTGCCAAGGGCGGCTATCTGCCGAAGGTCGATGTGTTGGCAGGTTATGGCCGCGAAGGGACCGACAGTCCGAGCACGGGCAACCGTTGGGAAACCCTCAACCGTGGTGAATCCAGCCTGCGTCTGCGGCAAATGGTTTTTGACGGTTTTGCCACTTCCAGCGAAGTAGGGCGTCAACAAGCCACCGTTAACTCGCGCGCGTACTCCTTGCTTGGTGCCTCCGAGCGCACCGCGCTGACTGTCGCCCAGGTTTACCTGGACGTCCTCACCCGTCGCGAAATGGTGCGCCTGGCTGAAGACAACCTGCGCAGCCACGAACGCATCTACGACCAGATCAAGCTGCGTACCGCCCGCGGCGTGGGGCGTCTGGCTGACCTCGATCAGGCCGAAGCGCGTCTGGCCCAGGCCCGTAACAACCTGATTACCGAGCAGACCAACCTGGCTGACGCCAAGACCAACTACCTGAGCGTGGTTGGCCAGATGCCGGACGAGCTGAGCGCTCCTGCGCCGTTTATCGACCTGCTGCCAGCCAACCTCGACGAAGCCCGGCAACAGATGGTCGAAAGCAGCCCGATCCTGCGTTCGGCGGAGTCCGATATCGCGGCGGCGGAAAAACAATACGAGGCGGCAAAGTCTACGTTCTATCCACGTTTCGATGCAGAACTCGGACGGACGGCCGATAACGATATCGATGGCATGAACGGCCACAACAACGAATGGCAGGCTATGCTGCGTATGAGCTTCAACCTGTATAACGGTGGGAGCAACAAGGCCGATCTGGAATCCAAGTCGTACCAGACCAACCAGGCGCTGGACATTCGTAACAATGCCTTGCGCCAGCTCAATGAAGAACTAGGCCTGGCATGGAATGCTATGGATAACGCCAACGCGCAATTGCCTATTGCCCAGCAATACGTCGACTACAGCAACAACGTGCGCAGCGCTTACCAGAAGCAATTCAGCCTGGGCGAGCGGACGTTGCTCGACTTGCTCGATAGTGAGAACGAGCTCTTCACCGCTCAGCGTCGCCTGGCCGAGGTGAAGAACAGCCAAGTGTTTACTCAGTATCGAATCAAGGCGACCATTGGCCAACTGCTCAAGAGCCAGGGCGTAGTTGCGCCGATGGCCTCCGTTGTGCAAAACGATATGAAACCGAAGGTCAGCCTGCCGGGCATGAACTGA